The Spodoptera frugiperda isolate SF20-4 chromosome 2, AGI-APGP_CSIRO_Sfru_2.0, whole genome shotgun sequence genome has a window encoding:
- the LOC118268969 gene encoding NADH dehydrogenase [ubiquinone] 1 alpha subcomplex subunit 6: MSARKAIQVGTKNVRPVLSLNHGEAKMRVLSLYKAWYRQIPYVVMEYDMPKSEDQCRAKLKELFLKNKDVTDVRVIDMLVIKGQMELKETVNMWKQKGHVMSYFKPTEDPKPKDFLSKFFTGNE; encoded by the exons ATGTCTGCAAGGAAAGCTATCCAAGTGGGAACCAAAAATGTAAGGCCAGTCCTTTCCTTGAATCATGGGGAGGCTAAAATGAGAGTATTGAGCTTGTACAAGGCTTGGTATCGCCAAATCCCTTACGTGG TTATGGAATATGACATGCCAAAGAGTGAAGACCAATGCCGGGCTAAGCTGAAGGAACTGTTCCTCAAAAACAAAGACGTCACCGACGTCAGGGTTATTGACATGCTTGTTATTAAG GGTCAAATGGAGCTCAAGGAAACAGTAAACATGTGGAAACAAAAAGGCCATGTAATGTCATACTTCAAGCCCACTGAGGATCCAAAACCTAAAGACTTCCTTTCCAAATTCTTCACTGgcaatgaataa
- the LOC118268970 gene encoding NADH dehydrogenase [ubiquinone] 1 alpha subcomplex subunit 6-like gives MCSREAAFKVVRPLMSQDCKEARRRAIGLYRAFYRYIPYIIKFFDVAKNEQDCRWKLREYFYKNACVTDVRVIDLLVIKGYIELKEITNSWQQKGHIIRHWCPTIEPKRTDFIGKFIAGTD, from the exons ATGTGTTCACGTGAAGCAGCCTTCAAGGTCGTCAGACCTTTGATGTCCCAAGACTGCAAAGAAGCTCGTAGACGTGCGATCGGACTGTACAGGGCATTTTATAGATATATTCCTTACATCA TAAAATTTTTCGATGTTGCGAAGAATGAACAAGACTGTCGATGGAAGTTGAGAgagtatttttataagaacGCGTGTGTCACTGATGTACGGGTCATCGATTTACTGGTGATAAAG GGCTACATAGAACTCAAAGAAATAACGAATTCGTGGCAACAGAAGGGCCATATCATCAGACATTGGTGTCCAACTATTGAACCAAAACGAACCGATTTTATCGGCAAGTTCATTGCAGGCACGGATTAA